In the genome of Paenibacillus pabuli, one region contains:
- a CDS encoding alpha/beta-type small acid-soluble spore protein yields MARNNRKVVPESRQMLDQMKYEIAAEFGLNVGYGGRGLAGADTEFGSELGEVSDHSYGQYKGWGHLTSRENGSVGGEITKRLIRQAEQHL; encoded by the coding sequence ACAACCGCAAAGTGGTACCCGAAAGTCGTCAGATGCTGGATCAGATGAAATATGAAATTGCCGCCGAGTTTGGTCTGAATGTGGGGTATGGCGGTCGAGGTCTTGCTGGTGCAGATACCGAATTTGGTTCTGAACTTGGCGAGGTAAGTGATCACTCTTATGGCCAGTACAAAGGTTGGGGCCATCTGACTTCCCGTGAGAATGGATCGGTTGGTGGAGAGATTACCAAAAGGCTGATTCGCCAGGCAGAGCAGCACTTATAG